The window AAGAAGATTGACACGAAAAACTCGACTTCACTTAACCCATTCCCCACGGGGACCTGGCGGCCTGTGTATTAAATCTATGGAGATTTCAGAATTCGGCATGGAACGGGTTAGGAGTGCTCCGATTCAACTAGGATTATTACCCACAAAGCATCGTTGTCAAATTATTCTATACCATATACATTATCTATTGGTAAATAATCATCAATGAGAGTGTTCAAAAAGTTAAGGAGAACTATTTTGGTTCACGAAATAAACCTTTTGATTATCTAAAAACCATTTGTATCGGTAAGAGTATAAAGTTAGGACTATTAGCTCTAATGACAGTGATACCAacatgttgatgttgatgataacTAACAATAATAAGGAAAATCACAATGTTGACGactaaagaattaaaaaaaaatgacaattgaGAAAGATGACAGTAATAGACATAATGAAAATGCTACTATTATCATACAAAATGAATGCTACAATTACAACAGTAAATATGAGAACAGTTAAATGAAAAGGGGCGATTGCTATAATAGTTGAAATGATGTGTTTTTACTGATATCACTTTCCTGATTTAAACTGATGTTATGCGCAGGTTTCCTGAAGTCAGTTTTCAAACTGATGGAACAAACCAATGCAAAGAAACCGAACAGAAGGAGTATGAAACTCGAAGACATGTGTAGTGACAATGTACATATAGGAGGACTGGTCGTGCTATATCAACAACATAGGTACGTATTTGGGGCTTTCCCGAAATCACTGACTATAAGCATGGCAAACAGTGAGCGCAGTTTGTAAGATTGATTTTCACATTATCACTTGGTAAGAGGATGGCTGTTTATGCTAGTTGATGCCTATTATGAttttaataagaaaaatataacaaaCACTTCCTTCACTTCAGAAATTTTATAGGTaacgaaaagaaaaatgctgagTCGGAATGGATGGAGAAAAGTTGAATACAAAACTCGGAAAAATCCCTTGATACTATTGTTGCATTGCGGGCATTTTATATGCAGACATTGATAGTGGTTTTCATTGCGGCCTCCTTGTtttcaaatccccccccccccccaacagacAATCTCCCGTGTGTtattcagttgttgttgttgttgttgttgttgttgttgttgttgttgttgttgttgttgttgttgttgttgttgttgttgttgttgttgtttgtataaacaatgTTTAGAGACACTGTGCGGCCGTTACAAATAGCAACAGTTTTAGCTGTCCATTGCTTTTCACGAGAAGATGTTTGAAAAGtgcggtgacacgacatttgctcctgcgacaattgctcctgtcTTATCTTCCCCAAGGacttaggattagggttaggtttgtgatatggttttaggtttagtttgatgtaatggttaggattagggttaggatttaTGTTTATGGGTAGAATTTACGTTTGTCTTTAGTGtgaagatatttcatgggagcattattgttgcaggagcaagtGTCATGGAACCGAAAAGTAGATGATACGCAGTGCTGTATGTTTTACATTTACAATGAAAGGGAATGACAGTTGATAGGACTAAAAGTAAACGTAAAgtgcttaattgcttgaattaatatttttgcaACGTTATACACACTCGTAGGTTGCCTTGACTGCTAATCTCACAAAATAACGAATATCATTTTACGTTGTTCTAAATACGTCAGAGTTAAGTACACAACATGCATCCAAAACATGAACAAGACGAAGAGTATCCTATACGTACATGGACAACACTATACTATTCtaaagtatttttattgaagTTGATTTTGTCTGTGTTTCATACTCGTCATTTTAAACTTTCAGTGATTTCAGACGTAGAAAGACGTACACTTCTACTCTAGTATTTATCACTTTAGCTGAATACATCATGtgactgtttttctttcttttgtcaaTATGACAGTGACTCTAAACGCACTTACAATGCCTAGTACTGAGTCAACCAACAGGACACTCAATGTCTGGTTGAAATGACCAAAATACAATTCAAATCACGGAGTCTCATTATATTCACATTGAATCATTCACAAATACCACTCCATATTCAGCTCGAGTTTAACAAAATGTAATATACAAGCTGAGAGGACGAAAATTTGATATGAAGAAAGTAGCGTTTATGTAATCTTTCAAGTTCAATCTTTTCACAAAATGGTAAAATCGGTTTAAATGTAAGTTTGGCGAAGCGATAACGGTACTGATAACTCTTCCCGTAAGTCTGCAATACTGTGATATGGTTTGAGGcaggtctcttcccacctccctgtttgaGGTCAgtcgttaaagggatggtacagtattggtggagatgagaatttggctttcaACTTTCTGCTAGATAgcaagaaaacatttatgaaatagtacagagcataccattttaaggggaattcaaagtttatttgatgaaaattgggtttggcattactgaaacatccaaaaaacaaagtaaaacaaagcgatcgtaaaaaatTGTGGGTCCCAAACGTATTAGAATCGCTcagttttggatatctcagccatttcaaaaccaattttcatcaaataaacgttgaattcctcatgaaattacatgctctttcatatttcataagagcttacttatcatctcaccaaaaaatgttagaaatctgaaattaggtctcaaccaaaactatacgatccctttaacacgTCAGTGATTAAGTCTGTGAGATGGCATCCAGAAATCGGTCAGTCACAGAAAATGTTGGGTcgtttgggttttgtttttgtttgtttgttcgggtttttttttttccttcttccgcGCCTTGTCCAGGTTTTGCAGACGCCTGTGGCGCGCCATTTACCCAATAATTTCGAAAAACCTAGTTTATccccaaaggaaaaaaaaaaagtttatctgtcgataaactaagtttacctcttgaaaaactaagttgttgttgttgttttcttttacgATAAACTTAGTTTTCGCTCGATAGACTGAGTATGTCgatacacctttttttttctcgatataCAGAATTTCTCTCgaaaaacttagtttatcgaCTGAGAAACTATAAGTTTTCGGCGATAAACTAAATTTATCGGAATATAGGCGTTGAGGTGATTTGTTCTTTTAGGTCTATACCGAGGGAGGTTAGGGGAGTctaccacctccctggtatatcAATCAGAAGCTTTCATGATAATATGAGCCTCGGTGCCAGTCGTGTAGGCTCGGCATGCAAATCACTTCCGTTTCGCCGAATAGGCTCTTGGATATAAAGCCCATGACCATACAGAGGCATCGGAATTTACTCTGAGTCATTGTTTGGAGTTGTTTATCGTAGATTGTTATAGGACACGTAGCAGTAAGGATGAcctggggtgtttcataaagctgttcttaaagttacgaacggcttaagaacgactggtgatcagttctgatgtgcaaTACTTGAACTGAGCACCAGTCTTTCTTAAGTCgatcgtaactttaagaacagctttatgaaacacccctgGCAATGTCGTGGTAGGCCTTACACTGTCAGGTTGGTCCTACGCTGTCGGTTGGCAGACAGCTTGATGCTCTACACAGTGTCCAAAGTCCTCACAGCTATGTCTACAGTCTGCTAACCGAGATCCATCTTTGGCAAGTTTGCTGGACCATGGACCTACATTGTAGGTCCATGGCTGGACACTGTCTTGTCCCTGCACAGATTATAGGTAGACGATTCGATACATTTTGTGTTCATGAATGCAGGTTGGGGTATCGTCTTCGATTAACGCAGGCTGGTGAGTAGTACgaaggtttttgttgtttttgtttttgtttttgtttttttgttttttcatttggcGAGATCTCCTGTGGGTCTAGTTTATTAACAGCAGTGAAGGCACGGTCGTCTACAGCGAGATTCGCACTTCGGCTCCCTTTCTTTTGTTCTCGACTATTATGCAGACTTGCAAAATCGAAACAACCACCATCACAGTAGTTACCCTTGCATTGGTGGTGGAAAGTGTAGAAAATATGATTACGAAATTGACCAAATTGACACCCCACAAGCCCTTGGTGTCCAAATGTTTTTGGTGGTACAGTGGAAACTTGACTATAAGGAGATCCATGAAACCAAGACAATTATTGTTCCTTTATTTCAAATATGTTGTTATATCAGTAGTcaataagcaaaacaaaagaaatagattcATTCGGACGGGAGAAATTACTTTGTAATATAagttattttgttatatcagatctCTATATATCCAGTTACCACTGTATTAGGTCTACGGAAAGTTGCTCCTGAGGGCGCTCTTTCGCTACCGCAAAAAGTGTCGGCAAGTTTGTGTGAAGTAAATGTTTAGCAACGCTCCTCTTCTCTCGTAAACACAGTTTCActaattctctttctttttttttctcagatatTTGGGCACAGGCTAAACCTATCCTTTGAGTAAGATATGCAAAAATTTAACATGCTTATTGTATACCAAGAACAGTTCTGAGGAAATTGTTTTCTTGTTGTCTcaagaaacaatgaaaattgatgACTTCTTGTGTGCAAACTGACTGGAGAGCTGCTCAAAACTACGCCACTGTCATACTCTCTAAACTTCTTTTGTAACAGTTCATAAAttctgtggtgtgtgtgtgtgtgttatttttccAAGATTTTTACTGATTGACTTCCATTTTTTCCTGTTTATATGGAAAGAAACATAATATTAGGAAGGAATGTCCTCTTTAAGGTCCTGGGGAACTCATCCCTCCTCCAGGAACTGACAGCTGTACGAGTTCTCTCTGTGTTTTTGTAGATGTCTAGACGTATGCCATTAGGACCTCTCAATTTATTTGCATACACCATTGTGGCAAATTACTACAATCTCTAAAAGCTTGCAAAAATCCCGAATCTTTCCGCTAGCCATCGACTTCGATTAGTTTGATTGCATTTGCATGTTTAAAAGATAGATTGATGTTGTACTTTGATTAAAGTACTACTCTCGCAAAATCTGTCGAAGCACACTAAAGGTCTCCATGGTAATTTGAGCTCATATAACATAATTCATTGCCTTTTTCCGAGTTTTTAGTTATTCCACCGAATGGTTTGTCATACTAGATTTGGGTATTATTGATGccattatgtacatgtgtgcgtataccatacataattataatattattatatacacTATACACAATGTTAGTGTGTAAATACATAATGTGCTATTTTACACATGTACACGTACCCACAGTTTTCACTTAATTCTTATTATCAAAAATAAGATAACATGTTCATTGTTTCTCTAGAAACTCCTGCACTTACTTCCAATTATGCCATAATCTACTTAATTTAGACCCTACATCacctgagaaagaaaaaaaaatactatataatataatatgagaTTTGGATCGATTATTCTGTATTTACACAACGGGTTTTAATCAATGGGGACTCAAGAGcaaagtacagtggactcccgttataacgaataCCTCGGGACCTgcggttttctttcgttatatatCCGAACAGTTAAGTATACATAAAGATAtgtgcatgattattttgggaaCTGAGTTTTTACCTCGTTGTaacgagaatttcgttataaccgtgttcgttatgaCGGGAGTGCATTGTACTTGATTACTTTTACATCTCGTCATAAAGATGATAGATTAAACTTCACAAGGCAGTGTCAGTAGTGGTCGTAGATGGTGAATTACGACGCAAAGGCGGGAAAGCACTCTGCGACGCTttcaatgacgtcataatggtGACACTTGACCTGTGATAGTTGCTACTTCTGTTCAGGTTATTTCTGTTGTGATTTTCACTCTTTTCACAGCAGTAGCCGCTCTGCTTTTGACAACACTTCGACAAACTCTTTCGGTAGACTGTACTCATGGCAAACACGATGTAGGGGTCGAGTGACGCGTTGAGCAGGGCGGAGATGGCGGCGATTTCCTCGAAGCTTTTGCTGTGCGGCAGATCGTTTCCAAGAAAGGACTCCGTCTGCACCCACAGTCGATATATGAAGTGGGGCATCCACAGCACGGCAAAGGATACAGTAATGAGTACAAAGATGATTGCAAGTCGTTTGCGTTGTGACGTTTGTCGCCGATTGGTGGTGTCCTGACGTGCATTGTTCAGCATGATATGACTACTTCTATACAAGGTTACAGCGATTGATATGTATAGCACACTGATCATTAGCAATGGGATGAAGTACATAGAGATGAAACCGTAAATATCATAAAGTAAGCCGTACGGGTTATTCAATTTCGTGTTCGAGCAGATACGCATcggagtgtatgtgtgtgcaatcACAGCCGAAGGAATCGCCAAGACTAAAGCCAGCAGCCATGTTCCAACGGCTCCGATCATCCTGAAATGCTTGCTGTTAATTTGTCGAGATTCCAAGCCGCGTACCACTGCCATGTATCGTTCGACACTCAGTGCCGTCAGGGAGAGGATGCAAACGTACTGTGTCACAGCCTCAAAGTAGAGATGAGTTTTACAGGATAGTAAGCTGCCTCTCCAGCAAAGCGGTCCAAGAAGTTTGCGGACGATAAGTGGCGCTCGAAGGATCAGGTACATCAGGTCTCCCCATATGACGCTGATGAGAAAGAGGCTCGAAGGCGTACGAAGCGACTTGTTCATGCATGTGATCACCAGAAGGCCAATGTGAGCAGTGATACCGAGGATGCTTAGCAAGCCGACAAAGATGGCGCTAGGCAGGTACGTGTGGTCCACCGAGGAACACACAGAGTCCCAGAGAATTGAGTAGTTTGGCTCTGTGGCTGTGAAATCGGGGAGGTCAGTGTTGTCATCGAGCAGAGCTCTCTCACTAGTATTCATCTTGAACAATTCTTTGGCAGTCTTCAATAAACACGGCAAAATTCTTTAACAATGATTTCAGATCCCTGATGTGGACCTAAtccgtgtgtgtgtttttataaaAGGGTTTGTTTAAATAAAAGATTGTCTATGCTGGAGGAATTCAAGTCAGCACAGGTCGTAGGCCATCACATCGTCACGCCCTGCCAACAATGTGGCTTACTCTGCTTGGTAAGTTTATACTTGAAACAGTCAGTGGCCACGGTGAACACTGGGACGGTTATATCAGTGAAGAGACGGTTGTATATCAAAGTCAGGTGACCGTAGTATCGGTGAAGAGACGGCTGTATATCAAAGTGGGGTGACCGTTGTATCAGTCAGGTGACTGGTCTATCAGTCAGGTGACCCTTGTATCAGTCAGTTGACGAGACTTGTTCTTGGCCTGTCTCTGTTGTTAGACCTGCaaccatataaaaaaaaaaataaagagaaatacaaTAGATTACAAAAGCAAAATAAGAAGGAATAATAAGGACAGTGAATTTTTACAGCTTTCAGCAAGCTGATCATCAGACGATAAAGTCCTCAGAAAAATTACTCCATTTATATTTTAGTAACGACATTTTGTCAAAAGCGAAACAGTATCATACACAACATGTTAGtcaaaaagacaacaaacaaaataatatctgatTGATTACCGGTTCAAAGAGCTTACTTTGTATGGGTTATAATGCactgaaaaagaatgaaaggaaaagaTGACAACGTCTTATTACATCCCATGTGAATGATCAAATCGTAAGTAATTATTTATACTATTTCAGAAAgtaatttgaaatatcaatgttTACAGACGAGGGCCCTAATCATGTctttaaagaaaggaaagaggAGAGAAAACGTTATCAAGAGAAGCTTCTCAAAAGTTCGGATTATGATTAAAGTCACGTGGTAATAACAGACCTTACCATAGCAGTGTCTCGCCTAGAGTTTTCTCTACTTTTCTGTTTCTccttccgtttttttttttctttctgttttcccTGTATCCTGTCTGATATCAATGGATATCTTGATAGCTTTCGAATGATGACAGACAATGGCTATTAGAACGTTCTATggcatggtgtgtgtgtgtgtgtgtgtgtgtacttattCTACAtcagtgccatttttttttttcatgctgagCGTTTGAAGTCTTGTCGAGTTTACTAGTGACAGTTTTTGGGGAATATTCGATCAGCACTTTATGACTTATGTTGCTATGTTATACAGGGCATGGTTCTATTAGGAAAATCTCACCTCACACATTTGTTTGACCAATctatcaaaacacacacacacacacacacacacacacacacaccattttGCGAATGTTTCTCCATGCATCTTCCAGAAAGGTgattcttgttgttttgttcattgattttgttttgtttgtaattgtttctacaCCTCTCTTGTTTCAGTTTTTCTGAAACAGTGTAACCCACTAAGTTTGGAGATTACAATAGTCACCATGATTCGAACGACTGGAAGTACTAGATACGTGATACGTATGTACCAGATACTTGAGCAGCGTGCATGAATGGGTGTCATTAATTTAGAGACCCACCTCACCGGTTTTACCGAAACGATCGACGCATCACGTGATCAGGTCCAACCCAGAGGACTGGACACGTGACCAGCCTCAGTATGCTGACGTCTCTGCGACCGAGGCAGTGGTACTCTCAGCGAGCTGTCTGGTTCCAATGGTGTAACGTCACGGTTAAGACCAGGGGCATTGCTCCACTTGACGCTGGCAGCAGCACACTGGTGGAAGAGGTCGAGATTTTAATAAGTCATTACTTAAGTATAATTTAATCCCTGATTGTGATTAAAGTGATAACGAAGATATTTACAATGGATtggtcattatcataatcataacaatgatgatacattCAATAGATATATTTAGAAATGGTGATACATATCATGTACTTCATCATGATCGTATTGAATGAAACCTATacgtcatattaatgtgtaGTCAGTGCACTCCCTATATTAAAAGCTGGGAAGCTTCGCAGTAAAGAATGGAGACTCCCCGGTGATATGTTAATCTACAGACAACTTCCCACCCCATATAGGCTTGGACTAGTTCTGTACCCTTTTTATagagtctttctttttttcttcttctttttcttcttcttcttcttcttctttttagccGACTATACGCGTTAAGCCAATTGATGAAGCGATCCTGAGAGCTGCTAGGTACTGGGGATCGCACCATCACTCGACTTAAGTCgtaaagtcgaaaaaaaaaatccacaaaaaaaaagtatccggaaCTAGACTGTACATCGTACTTTCCGTAGGTGGTTTTTATTCTTTTACGTGGCAGGAGACCATCacttactaaaaaaaaaaaataaaaaaaaaagtttctattTGAAGGTGGTTGGGTTGGTGGAGGGGTCATTATTTCAATCTAAAGAAAAACTTCCCACCAATGcagttacaaaagaaaatatataaaagggTATCATGgtagaaatacatttttttgtgtgtgtttgtgtacttCAAGGTTATTCAAGTGcatgcaaaatcaaaattcgAGTGGAAGGATAGGACATAGCTGAGTAAGGTATACGGAGCAGAAAGGGCAAACAAAGTCTGAACGATTTCCCCACACAGTAAGAGATGATTTCCCCGGAGAAACGAGATTATATCTGGTCATGAAGATCTCTCTGACAAAAGaagaaactgaagaaaaaagatACCAGAAACcccaaagaaagaaacaaggaGAGAAAtaacaacaggaaaaaaaaaaacaacaacagcagcagcgcattatatatatatataaaaaaaaaaaatcacgtgcGAAGAGGTGACACATGTCGTACAAGGGTGTGAAGTTACCATTGTTCTGATAACGTGCTGACAATGTCTATCTTTGAGCTAACACTTGCCTCGTCTGGATAATATGGTATCTTTAAAGCGAAATGGAACATATCGCTGAAAGGAGTAATAACAGTGATCGCTGCGCATCCCGTTTGGGTATTTTGGTGGTTACCGTAGAGGGCATCTGTCTGTTGTTGTCAACGGAAACTAAGCTGATGATCGCCGCGCTGGTAGCATGATCTGGCGCAAATTATTGCGGATGATGACAAACTGAGCGATATGCTGGAATATTATGgttttctttatccagggtagcctcttcagtgttaccatTGCTCTACCAGAGCACCCTGACATTATTACCATCCTTGCGTTGCTAGGTACCTATTTATACACCTGCGTCGAGGGGTTCATGATGGGTTAAAACGTTTTGTTCAAGGACGTAGGCACttgacgggattcgaactcgacAAGGAGTCGGCCAAATCGTTCTGCCCGTGCGTGAGCATTACTCTCACTCGGTAGGAATGCCAGTATATTCTAAGTTCACACGTCTGTACGTTCATCAGCTCAATGACACGCCTCACATCTTCTGTAGACGTATATTGGAGAAAGGTACATCATATAAGAATTAGATATAACAACGTTAAGAAAAACCACGTTTGATCTACTCAAGTAGTGATATATTCATAAAGACCTGTTAAAGTTATGCATATTAACGAAAAGTATCACGGGGAATTTTCTGAGAATAAGGTCAGTATTATGACATAAAGTAGAAATCTTGTGTCCACTTTTATCCCAGAGCCGTACCAAGAGGAGAGAAGTTGATTTTTATCTCATCGGTGTTCTCGTCAGCCTAAGATCTGAAGATATTGTATGCAAGTCTCGTTGAGCTTAAAGAGAAAGAAACGAGCTCGTATTTCGGTTTTTGTGTGGCATACCCGAGTGTGCCATTTCATTCTCCTTCTTGTCGAGCTCGTGTGCCGTGATTTCAGCTCACATGTTGTATCAGCGTGACAGATGGCCGCTGGATCTCTCTCTTGCATTCAAAAATGTCATTTCACTCTTTTGTATTCTGGTGGAGAGGCAAGATTTGTTGATGACAAAATCGTATTAGATTCACGAAGACTCTCCCCCGTTCTTTCCCTGGACGTGAAACCGAGTTGAAACGAAGCGGCGACTCAAATCAAACAATGTTTCCCTCTGTCGTCTTCGATTTCAATATTCT of the Diadema setosum chromosome 16, eeDiaSeto1, whole genome shotgun sequence genome contains:
- the LOC140239509 gene encoding gastrin-releasing peptide receptor-like yields the protein MNTSERALLDDNTDLPDFTATEPNYSILWDSVCSSVDHTYLPSAIFVGLLSILGITAHIGLLVITCMNKSLRTPSSLFLISVIWGDLMYLILRAPLIVRKLLGPLCWRGSLLSCKTHLYFEAVTQYVCILSLTALSVERYMAVVRGLESRQINSKHFRMIGAVGTWLLALVLAIPSAVIAHTYTPMRICSNTKLNNPYGLLYDIYGFISMYFIPLLMISVLYISIAVTLYRSSHIMLNNARQDTTNRRQTSQRKRLAIIFVLITVSFAVLWMPHFIYRLWVQTESFLGNDLPHSKSFEEIAAISALLNASLDPYIVFAMSTVYRKSLSKCCQKQSGYCCEKSENHNRNNLNRSSNYHRSSVTIMTSLKASQSAFPPLRRNSPSTTTTDTAL